From the genome of Labedella gwakjiensis:
GCGAGCTCGACCCGAACAACAACAACGGATACGCGACGTGGCACGTCGCCTCCGTTGGCACCCTCATGACGATCACCGCCGCGCGACGTCGGGAGTGGACCGCCTGGGTGGGGGTGGCGTTCTTGGCCGTTCAATCCGTGTTCTGGGCCGTCACCGGCTCGCTCGACTCCGCCGAACCGATCGGCTCCCTCCTCGTGGCGGGGATCGGCACGTCGGCGGAGATCGGCGTCACCGGTTCGATCGTGTGGGTGGCCTTCTCGATCGTCATCGCGCGCGCCCTCGCCCGCGCGGGTCGGGACGCCGAGAAGCTCGTCCTCGCCGAGAGGGCCGCTGTGAACTGGCAGGCGGCTCAGGACGCCCACTTCACAGAACGCGCGCGTCGCCTCGACGACGCCTCACGCCTCGCCGGCCCGACCCTCCGGAGGATCGTCCTGTCAGGAGGCGATCTGAGCCCGGCGGAACGCGAGGAGGCCCGCCTGCTCGAGGCGGGGCTCCGCGACGAGATCCGCGGTCGCCGTCTGCTCAACGACGACGTGCGCCGCGAGGTGCTGGCGGCCCGACGTCGTGGTACCACCGTGTCCCTCCTCGACGAGGGCACGATGGACGACCTGCCTCAAGCCGAGATGGATCGTGTGCTCGCCGTCGTCGCGGAGTCCGTCGCGAGCACGAAGACGGAGCGTCTCATCATCCGGACGGCCCCCATCGATTCGGCGGCCGCTGTGACGCTCGTGGGACTGTCGAAGCCCGCTCCCGGGTCCGACGACCCGGACGACGACGTGGACCTGTGGCGGGAAGTGCCTCGCTCGGTCTCCTGAGGTGCGGCGCCGCTCGTCCTCAGGGGACGATGGAGTCCACGTAGCCGCCATCGACGCGTACGGCGGCGCCCGTCGTCGCCGAGGCGAGCGGGGACGAGAGGTAGACCACGAGGTTCGCGATCTCCTCCGGCTCGATGAGCCGCTGGAGGAGCGACTGCGGTCGGTGCAGTCTCATGAACGCCCGCTGGGCTTCGTCCCATCCGAGTGAGCGGTCGACGAGCTCGTAGACGAAGTCCTCGACGCCGCCGGTGTGCGTCGGGCCGGCGATCACCGAGTTGACGGTCACACCCGTGCCGGCGGCCTCCTTCGCGAACCCGCGCGAGACGGCGAGGAGAGCCGTTTTCGACATGCCGTAGTGGATCATCTCCGTGGGGATGACGATGGCGGAGTCGCTTGCGATATCGAGGACGCGGCCCCATCCGCGTTCCATCATCGCGGGGAGGTAGGCGCGGATGAGGCGGACGGCCGAGAGGACGTTGACCTCGAAGTACCGTCGCCATTCGGCGTCGTCGATCTCGAGGGCGTCGCGCGCGCCGAAGATCCCGAGGTTGTTGACGAGGATGTCGATGTCCGGCAGCACCGACAGGGTGTGCTCGAGCCCTTCATCCGTCGTGACGTCGGCGACGACGGGGATGAACGTCGCGTCGGGGACGCGGGTCGCGAGCGTTCCGATTCCGCGCGCGACGCTCTCCTCGCTTCGCCCGTTCACACCGACGACGGCACCCGCGCGCGCGAGCCCCTCGGCGATGGCCGCGCCGATTCCCTGCGTCGACCCCGTCACGAGGGCCGTCTTCCCACTCACATCGATCTGCATGCCCCCATCCTCCTCCCCAAGGACCGCCCGTCGACACCTGTGGCACGCGACATGCGCACGGGGACGAGTAGTGGGGGTGAGACCCCGCGCCGCGCGGCACGCACGCGCGCCAGGGTGCGGCGGGGGTGAGACCCCGCGCCGCGCGGCACGCACGCGCGCCAGGGTGCGGCGGGGGTGAGACCCCGCCCCGCGCGGCCCCCACACGCGGAAGGGTGTGGCGGGGGTGAGACCCGCGCCGCGCGGCACGCACACGCGCCAGGGTGTGGCGGGGGTGAGACCCGCGCCGCGCGGCACGCACACGCGCCGGATACACCCCACGACAGTCGCCTCACGCCCCCGGGGGAGCGAAGCGACTTAAATGGAAGAGGGCCGGTTCTTCCCGAACCGGCCCTTCCAAACCCCGGGTCAGAGCAATAACCCGAATATTGCTCCGACCCGCCCCCAAACATTCGCATCTACCCTAGTGAGGCGAATGAGTGGCAGTGCAACTCTGAGAGAGAGACACCTAGCACTACATATTCTGTGCCTTCCGGAGATGCTCCGCTAGTCGTCTTTTTGGGGGACACGGAGGAACGGTCTCCGCTGAATCCACATGCGGTCGATCAGACCCAGGGGAAGCGCCAGGCTCCCGGTCCCGGCCGAAGCGGGACCCGGAGGTTTCGCTGTGTGACGGCCCACGGGTTCCGGACGGGGCCGTCGTCCGCCGTCGAGCGGGCGACCTCCTCCTCGAGCTGTGCTCCGACGACGACCGTCACGGCCGCGAGCTCCTCCGGGGTCGCGGCGCCCGAGAGGACGCGGACGGATGCCGCGAGGGGGGGAGTCGTCTCGTCCATGGGTGCTGCGTGCCGTCCTGCCATCGTCGTTCCGATCAGAGAGGGATGTTGCCGTGCTTCTTCGGCGGGAGCGTTGCACGCTTGCCCTTGAGCGTCCGGAGCGCCTTGATGATGGCGACGCGCGTCGTCGCCGGCTCGATGACGCCGTCGAGCTCCCCGCGCTCCGCCGCGAGGAACGGGCTCGCGACGTTGTACGTGTACTCGTTGGCGAGCCGCGTGCGGACAGCCGCCACGTCTTCCCCGGCCTCTTCGGCCCGTTTGATCTCACCGCGGTAGAGGATGTTCACGGCGCCCTGACCGCCCATCACGGCGATCTCCGCGGTGGGCCAGGCGAAGTTGATGTCGGCCCCGAGCTGCTTCGAGCCCATCACGATGTACGCGCCGCCGTAGGCCTTCCGGAGGATGACGGTCACGAGGGGCACGGTGGCCTCGGCGTAGGCGTACAGCAGCTTCGCGCCACGGCGGATCACACCCGTCCACTCCTGGTCGGTGCCCGGCAGATACCCGGGCACGTCGACGAGGGTCAGGATCGGGATCGAGAACGCGTCGCAGAAGCGCACGAATCGTGATGCCTTCTCTCCCGCCTCGATGTTGAGGGTTCCCGCCATCTGATTGGGCTGGTTCGCGATGATGCCGACGGAGCGGCCCTCGACGCGAGCGAAGCCGATCACGATGTTCGGGGCGAACAGCGGCTGCACCTCGAGGAAGTCGCCGGCGTCGACGACGTGCTCGATGACCGTGTGGACGTCGTACGGCTGATTGGGCGAGTCCGGGATGAGGGTGTTGAGCTTGCGATCGGCGTCCGTCGTCTCGAGTTCCACCTCGGTGGCGTACTCCGGCAGCTCCGCGAGGTTGTTGTCCGGGAGGAAGCCGAGCAGCGTGCGGGCGTACTCGAGGGCGTCGTGCTCGTCCTGCGCGAGGTAGTGGGCCACACCGGAGCGCGTGTTGTGGGTGAGCGCGCCGCCGAGCTCCTCCATGCCCACGTCCTCGCCCGTGACCGTCTTGATGACGTCTGGGCCGGTCACGAACATCTGGCTCGTCTTGTCCACCATGATCACGAAGTCGGTGAGGGCGGGGGAGTAGACAGCGCCGCCGGCCGCTGGTCCCATGATGATCGAGATCTGCGGGATGACGCCGGAGGCCGCGGTGTTGCGGCGGAAGATCTCGCCGTACTTGCCGAGGGCGACGACGCCTTCCTGGATGCGGGCTCCACCCGAGTCGAGGATGCCGATGATCGGCACGCCGGTGCGGAGGGCGAGGTCCATGACCTTGATGATCTTCTCGCCGGCGACCTCGCCGAGCGAGCCGCCGAACGTCGTGAAGTCCTGCGAGTAGACCGCCACCTGGCGTCCGTGGATCGTGCCAGTGCCTGTGACCACCGAGTCGCCGTACGGGCGGGACTTGTCCATGCCGAAGGCGTGGGTGCGGTGGCGGACGAACTCGTCGATCTCGACGAAGCTCCCGTGGTCGAGCAGTTCGGCGATGCGTTCGCGCGCCGTCATCTTGCCCTTGGCGTGCTGCTTCTTCTGGGCGACGGCGTCGGCATCGACGACCGCTTGCTGGTACCGGTTCTTGAGGTCGGCGACTTTGCCGGCCGTCGTGTACATGTCGGGCTCGGTCGTACTCTCTTCTGTCACGGATGTCACTCTATCCCGGGCCTCGGTAGCGGCACCGTGCATGACGATCGACAAGAGACCGGACGGATCTTCGACGATCCTCCACAAGACCTCGCCGTCCGGGCGCTCGTCACCTTCACATCCTGCGCCGATAACCTGGCGACATGATCGACGACGCTCCTCTCCTCGACCGCAGTTCCCGGTTGGCCGCCCGACTCGAGTGGCGCGCGCAGAGCGCGTCGACGAACGCCGACCTCGTGGCCGCCGCGGCCGATCCGGGCTGGCCAGATCTCTCCGTCATCGCCACCGACACGCAGACCGCCGGGCGAGGACGCCTCGACCGCACCTGGGTGACGCCGCCCGGTTCGGCGCTCGCCGTCTCCGTGCTGCTGCGCCCGGCGGTCCCGATAGAGCGGCTCGGGTGGATCCCCCTCATCGCTGGCCTCGCCGTCGCGCGCACCGCCGATTCGCTCCTCGACGGGGTCGAGGACGTCGGCGTCGCCGTGAAGTGGCCGAACGACGTGCTCATCGGGGGACGCAAGCTGTGCGGGATCCTCGCCGAGCTCACGGCCGACGGTTCCGTCGTCGTGGGGGCCGGGATCAACACGGCCGCCACGGCCGACGAACTCCCTGTCGACACGGCGACCTCGCTCGCCGTGGAGGGGG
Proteins encoded in this window:
- a CDS encoding SDR family NAD(P)-dependent oxidoreductase, with the protein product MQIDVSGKTALVTGSTQGIGAAIAEGLARAGAVVGVNGRSEESVARGIGTLATRVPDATFIPVVADVTTDEGLEHTLSVLPDIDILVNNLGIFGARDALEIDDAEWRRYFEVNVLSAVRLIRAYLPAMMERGWGRVLDIASDSAIVIPTEMIHYGMSKTALLAVSRGFAKEAAGTGVTVNSVIAGPTHTGGVEDFVYELVDRSLGWDEAQRAFMRLHRPQSLLQRLIEPEEIANLVVYLSSPLASATTGAAVRVDGGYVDSIVP
- a CDS encoding acyl-CoA carboxylase subunit epsilon yields the protein MAGRHAAPMDETTPPLAASVRVLSGAATPEELAAVTVVVGAQLEEEVARSTADDGPVRNPWAVTQRNLRVPLRPGPGAWRFPWV
- a CDS encoding acyl-CoA carboxylase subunit beta; its protein translation is MYTTAGKVADLKNRYQQAVVDADAVAQKKQHAKGKMTARERIAELLDHGSFVEIDEFVRHRTHAFGMDKSRPYGDSVVTGTGTIHGRQVAVYSQDFTTFGGSLGEVAGEKIIKVMDLALRTGVPIIGILDSGGARIQEGVVALGKYGEIFRRNTAASGVIPQISIIMGPAAGGAVYSPALTDFVIMVDKTSQMFVTGPDVIKTVTGEDVGMEELGGALTHNTRSGVAHYLAQDEHDALEYARTLLGFLPDNNLAELPEYATEVELETTDADRKLNTLIPDSPNQPYDVHTVIEHVVDAGDFLEVQPLFAPNIVIGFARVEGRSVGIIANQPNQMAGTLNIEAGEKASRFVRFCDAFSIPILTLVDVPGYLPGTDQEWTGVIRRGAKLLYAYAEATVPLVTVILRKAYGGAYIVMGSKQLGADINFAWPTAEIAVMGGQGAVNILYRGEIKRAEEAGEDVAAVRTRLANEYTYNVASPFLAAERGELDGVIEPATTRVAIIKALRTLKGKRATLPPKKHGNIPL
- a CDS encoding biotin--[acetyl-CoA-carboxylase] ligase produces the protein MIDDAPLLDRSSRLAARLEWRAQSASTNADLVAAAADPGWPDLSVIATDTQTAGRGRLDRTWVTPPGSALAVSVLLRPAVPIERLGWIPLIAGLAVARTADSLLDGVEDVGVAVKWPNDVLIGGRKLCGILAELTADGSVVVGAGINTAATADELPVDTATSLAVEGASTTAVDDVLSTYLTELSSLYRSFVDAGGDATAAGIRAAVTERCATVGSRIRLDMPGGGVVHGTARGIDADGRLVVQPHDGSGLLPVSAGDVTHVRPDA